One genomic segment of Jaculus jaculus isolate mJacJac1 chromosome 2, mJacJac1.mat.Y.cur, whole genome shotgun sequence includes these proteins:
- the Spc24 gene encoding kinetochore protein Spc24, which yields MAAFRDMEEVSLGLLSLLGANRAEAQQRRLLGRHERLLERLLETQDAAELRLRETLAAEEEVAQSLLELKECTRLAGTELQQLEAELRKASEEDSCLQASLCQLTAELQELKEMEAALQRQEKEVDEDTTVTIPSAVYVAQLYHQISKIEWDYECEPGMIKGIHHGPTVAQPIHLDSTQLSKKFISDYLWSLVDTAW from the exons ATGGCGGCCTTCCGCGACATGGAGGAGGTGAGCCTCGGGCTGCTGAGCCTGCTGGGAGCGAACCGCGCCGAGGCGCAGCAGCGGCGGCTGCTCGGGCGCCACGAGCGGCTGCTGGAGCGGCTGCTGGAGACGCAGGACGCCGCCGAGCTGCGGCTGCGAG AGACCCTGGCTGCAGAGGAAGAGGTGGCCCAAAGCCTTCTTGAACTGAAGGAATGCACACGTTTGGCGGGCACTgagctgcagcagctggaggctgagCTCCGGAAGGCCAGCGAGGAAGACAGTTGTCTGCAGGCTAGCCTCTG TCAGCTCACCGCAGAGCTGCAGGAGCTCAAGGAGATGGAGGCAGCCCTccagagacaggagaaggaagtTGATGAGGACACCACAGTCACCATCCCTTCTGCTGT GTATGTGGCCCAACTTTATCACCAAATTAGTAAAATAGAATGGGATTATGAATGCGAGCCAGGGATGATCAAAGGCA TCCACCATGGGCCCACTGTGGCCCAGCCCATCCACCTGGACAGCACCCAGCTGTCCAAGAAGTTCATCAGCGATTACCTCTGGAGCCTGGTGGATACTGCCTGGTAG